CGCCGCCATACAGCCCAACCGGCCCGTCGACGGCTACCTGTATCTGGTCTCGCGCCCCCGCGCTTTCGGCGAGGGGCGCATGGCGGCCCTGCGCAGCACGCTGTCCCAGCCCGCCTTGCTGATGGTGCTCGCGGTGGTGGCCTTCGCCACCCTGCTTGCCACCTGGGCCACCGCCACCATCACGCGCCCGCTGTCGCGACTCACCCAATCGGTCGGCCGGGTCACGCAGGAAGGCCTCGAAGGTATGGCCTCGAGCGACCCGGACGGGCCGGGTCCATCGCTCGACCTGCCCGATGCCCATGGCAACGATGAATTCGGCCAGCTCGCGGGCGGCATCGACGCCATGCTCCAGACCCTGCGGCGGCAGTGGAGCACGCTGCGGCGCCTGGACCACTTCCGCCGCGAGGGCGTGAGCAACCTCTCGCACGATCTGCGCTCGCCGCTGACCGCCACCACCGCCTGCCTCGAAACCCTCGACGCCCGCTGGACCGGCGACGCCACCCGCGACGAAGACCGCCGGCTGGTCGCGGTGGCCTTGCGCAACACGCACAACGCGACCCGCCTCGTCCAAAGCCTGGGGGATCTGGCGCGCTTGGACGAACCGGCTTTCAAGCTCAACGCCGAGGTGCTGGACCTGGGCGAGCTGCTGGACGACGTGGTCATGCGTTTTGCCGAGCGGGCGCGCCTTCAGGGCATTCGCCTGCAGATGGCCGAGCGCCCCGGCGCCCCACAACGCCCCGCGCTGGCCGCGGTGGACATCGAATTGTTCGAACGCGCGGTGGCCAACCTGGTGGACAACGCGCTCAAGTTCTCGGGCAGCGGCAGCGTGATCCAGCTGAGCGCCGACCACCGCACCAGCACACACGGCGAGGTGGTCACGGTGCGGGTGAACGACAACGGGTCGGGCATTCCGGCCCAGGAGATCCCCCGCCTGTTCGACCGCTTCTACCAGAGCCGATCCAGCGTGGCGCCCGCCACCGGCGAAGGCGGCAAAGGTCTGGGCCTGGCGATCGTGAAACGCATCGTCGATCTGCACGGCGGCTGGCTGCACGTGTCCAGTGAACCGGGCCACGGCACCGACGTCACCCTGGAACTCCCGGCCGCCTGAAGCCGGCCGGGCACGTAAGCGATAATTGACGTTTACGTCAACGTCAACTCACCACCCGAGGAGCACACCCATGGACATTCAAGGCAAGGTATTCATCGTCACCGGCGGCGCGTCCGGTCTGGGCGAAGGCACGGCGCGCATGCTGGCGGCCAACGGCGGCACCGTCGTGATCGCCGACATGCAGGCCGAAAAAGGCGAAGCGGTCGCCAAGGAGATCGGTGGCGCCTTCGTCAAATGCGATGTGAGCAACGAAGCCGACGGACAGGCCGTTGTCGCCAAGGCGGTCTCGATGGGCAAGCTGATGGGGCTGGTCAACTGCGCCGGCATCGCGCCCGCCGAAAAGACCGTGGGCAAGAACGGCGCGCACTCGCTGGCCGTCTACACCAAGACCATCATGGTCAACCTGGTCGGCAGTTTCAACATGATCCGCCTGGCCTCGGAAGCCATGTGCAAGAACGAACCCGAGGCCACCGGCGAGCGCGGCGTGATGATCAGCACCGCCAGCGTCGCGGCCTACGACGGCCAGATCGGCCAGGCGGCCTACGCGGCCTCCAAGGGCGGCGTGGTCGGCATGACACTGCCGATCGCGCGCGACCTGGCGCGCAACGGCATCCGCAACATGACCATCGCCCCTGGCATCTTCGGCACGCCCATGCTGTTCGGCATGCCGCAGGAGGTGCAGGACGCGCTGGCCGCCAGCGTGCCCTTCCCCAGCCGCCTGGGCACGCCGCAGGATTACGCCAAGCTGGCCAAACACATCATCGAAAACGACATGCTCAACGGCGAGGTGATCCGCCTGGACGGCGCGATCCGCCTGGCGCCGCGCTAAGACGGAACACCCCCGCCGCGCTTCGCGCGCCCCCCTCAAGGGGGCGATGCGTGTGGCCCGGCAGAGCCGGTTCCACCGCATCCTGGGTGCGGCATCTCGCGCCGGAGGATCCATCCCTGAACGTGTCAGTATCTAAGGGGCTTACCGGTAAGCCGTGCGAGCCTGTTTGAGGTCGATCTGGCCCTGCACCACCTTTTCCAGCGCGTCGTGGCGCAGGCTGCGCATGCCTTCGTTCACCGCCGTCTCGAAGATCTCCGACGGCCGGGCCCGGTTCTGGATCAGCTCTTTGATGGCGTGGCTGTTCTGCAGGATTTCATAGATGCCCACCCGCCCCTTGTAGCCTTTGCCACCGCAGTGTTCGCAGCCCACCGCATGGCGGATCTGGAGCTGCCCCTGCGATTCGGCGCCCGTGGCGGCCAGCAGACGCTCCACGGCCTGCGGACGGCTCAGTTCGCTGCCTTCCATGTACTCCTGCAGCAAGGCCTCCCAGGCTTCTTCGTCCAGCGGGGCGGACTGCGCACAGTGGGTGCACAAGGCACGCACCAGGCGCTGCGCCACGATGCCCAGCAGCGAGTCGGCGAAGTTCATCGGGTCCATGCCCAGATCGAGCAGCCGCACCACGCTCTCGCACGCGTTGTTGGTGTGCAGCGTCGAGAGCACGAGGTGGCCGGTGAGCGAGGCTTCGATCGCGATCTTGGCGGTTTCGCTGTCGCGGATTTCACCGATCATGATGATGTCCGGATCGGCCCGCAGGAAGCCGCGCATAGCGCTGGCAAAAGTCAGGCCGATCTTGGTGTTCATCTGCACCTGGCGCAGCCCCGGCTGGGTGATCTCGATCGGGTCCTCGGCGGTCCAGATCTTGCGCTCGCTGGTGTTCACCTCCGACAGCATGGAGTGCAGCGTGGTGGTCTTGCCCGAACCGGTGGGGCCCGCGGCGAGCACCATGCCATAGGTGCGTTGTGAAAACCCGGCGATCAGGTCCAGGTCGCGTGGCTGCAGGCCCAGCCGGGACAGCGGCAGCGGCTTGGCCGATTCGAGCAGGCGCAGCACCACGTCCTCCAGCCCGTCGTGCGTGGGCATCACGGCCACGCGCAGCTCCAGGGCATTGCCGCCGAACTCCGAGAAATCGATCTTGCCGTCCTGCGGGCGCCGCCGCTCGGCAATGTCCAGCCGGGCCATGATCTTGATGCGTGAGACCAATGGTGCCCGCAGTTTGGCGGGCAGCCACACATAGGGTTCCAGATCGCCGTCGCGGCGGAACCGGATCGCCGTGAGCGCGTCGCCCGGGTTGGTCTCGATGTGGATGTCGGACGCATGCGTGCGTTGCGCCTCGGCGATCATCTGGTTGATCAGCCGCACCAGGCCGGCCGACTCGCTGGCCGAAGCGAGCTGCTCGGC
This Hydrogenophaga taeniospiralis DNA region includes the following protein-coding sequences:
- a CDS encoding sensor histidine kinase, with amino-acid sequence MKVRLKIALTIFLTGLFTALGVVVAIVLAYERFEHESAYYRADAFLKRVVLQHNDLLGMRSRFGEDFDDFLSNLVLYEPDTQLYLLDTQGTVLSSTGKAQLAPGFKVRIGPVLEAAGDTPMPYVLGDDPEHMDKRVVIAARPLRFAAIQPNRPVDGYLYLVSRPRAFGEGRMAALRSTLSQPALLMVLAVVAFATLLATWATATITRPLSRLTQSVGRVTQEGLEGMASSDPDGPGPSLDLPDAHGNDEFGQLAGGIDAMLQTLRRQWSTLRRLDHFRREGVSNLSHDLRSPLTATTACLETLDARWTGDATRDEDRRLVAVALRNTHNATRLVQSLGDLARLDEPAFKLNAEVLDLGELLDDVVMRFAERARLQGIRLQMAERPGAPQRPALAAVDIELFERAVANLVDNALKFSGSGSVIQLSADHRTSTHGEVVTVRVNDNGSGIPAQEIPRLFDRFYQSRSSVAPATGEGGKGLGLAIVKRIVDLHGGWLHVSSEPGHGTDVTLELPAA
- a CDS encoding GspE/PulE family protein; protein product: MSFSPPPLVVPGAPSAAFRSDVHSLPLLMVAIQAQHSQPIVSLREALLQLHILDAATIRALVEEDPNLLRSRAGELVQRVLLTDDELHRALARVAGVVEVEVLGFDVPRKAFELLPLRQAFAHHVVPLGMADEQFFIASCMPTSPELHRELCSLTGHSVSLVWASREAIARRLELQSRIEHASHGQIDGAVVGDVVHKLVSTPPAATSGDQSMIEDLVMQAMLEAGSGAEAEQLASASESAGLVRLINQMIAEAQRTHASDIHIETNPGDALTAIRFRRDGDLEPYVWLPAKLRAPLVSRIKIMARLDIAERRRPQDGKIDFSEFGGNALELRVAVMPTHDGLEDVVLRLLESAKPLPLSRLGLQPRDLDLIAGFSQRTYGMVLAAGPTGSGKTTTLHSMLSEVNTSERKIWTAEDPIEITQPGLRQVQMNTKIGLTFASAMRGFLRADPDIIMIGEIRDSETAKIAIEASLTGHLVLSTLHTNNACESVVRLLDLGMDPMNFADSLLGIVAQRLVRALCTHCAQSAPLDEEAWEALLQEYMEGSELSRPQAVERLLAATGAESQGQLQIRHAVGCEHCGGKGYKGRVGIYEILQNSHAIKELIQNRARPSEIFETAVNEGMRSLRHDALEKVVQGQIDLKQARTAYR
- a CDS encoding 3-hydroxyacyl-CoA dehydrogenase encodes the protein MDIQGKVFIVTGGASGLGEGTARMLAANGGTVVIADMQAEKGEAVAKEIGGAFVKCDVSNEADGQAVVAKAVSMGKLMGLVNCAGIAPAEKTVGKNGAHSLAVYTKTIMVNLVGSFNMIRLASEAMCKNEPEATGERGVMISTASVAAYDGQIGQAAYAASKGGVVGMTLPIARDLARNGIRNMTIAPGIFGTPMLFGMPQEVQDALAASVPFPSRLGTPQDYAKLAKHIIENDMLNGEVIRLDGAIRLAPR